The genome window ACTTAAGGATTTAAAGCTTAAAGTCATGGCCCGAATGATAAGTGAACCAGACGCTGCATTACAAGACCTGTCCTTTGAGGAACGACTCGGAATTATGGTTGAAAAGGAATGGCTCGCTAAGAAAAACGCCCGGCTCCAAAGACTCTTACATCGGGCCTCCCTCGGATTGAACGCTTGCATTGAAGATATTGATTATACCGTGGATAGAACGATTGATAAAAAAACCATCCAGGCCCTGTCAACATGCTTCTTTATTGAACAGAAACTCAATATCGTGATTTCCGGTAAAACCGGAAGCGGCAAATCATATATTGCTTGTGCCTTAGGAAACTGTGCCTGTCGGCACGGCTATACCGTCAAATACTTCAGAATCCCGGAACTCCTGCTGGAAATCCAGGCTGCCAAAAGTGAAAACAGGTATGCAAGGTTTATGAATCAACTTCAAAATATTAAATTGCTGATATTAGACGACATTGGTCTTAAAGCATATACACTTGAAGAAAGCAGGGACATTCTTGAAATAACCGAAAGCAGGTACAACAAAAGCTCGACCGTGCTATCGGGACAAGTTCCCCACACCCAGTGGTATGATTTGTTCCCGGACCCTACAATAGCAGATGCCATAATGGATAGGTTTATTCACAATTCATATATCCTGGCTCTTGATTCAAAAAAATCAATGCGTGCAGTGATGGCCGAAAAAACAATAAAAGATATGAAAATAACTATAGATATAGGTACGTATTCCGAGCGAAAACGATCACCAATTCCGACCGAAACTGATCACTGATACTCATTCTGAGGAAAAGCGATCAATAGTGCCTAATATTATAGACACTACCGGGGGGTTGAAAATAAAAATGTTTATCCGCTGGAAAGGGCGATATGCTTATCTGGAACGGCGTTATAAGGACAATAATGGCAAAGTAAAATCTCAATCAAAATATCTTGGACAAAACCACTTATTGACGCTGGAGAAGATGGTAACTGCAAGTGAAATTAGCGAACATGATTTCAAAATGTTAGCCGGCTGTGCTCCTGAGGGAATATTAAAAGCCACAAAGGATGGTGCGCTAACAATATATGATGAAGCTTCCTGCTTGCTCAGAAATCACAGAATAGCTATATTTTTCAATGGCAGTTGGCTGCCCGGCTTAGTGGTCAAAGATGAACATGGCTGGTATCTCAAAGATGATAGCGGCAACATTATTGGTTTGCGACCTGGAACAAGGATAAGGTTAATTCTTTGAGCCGGAAATCTTTTGTAGTGTCTAATATTTTGGACACTACGACAACATAAAGATACTTAACTTACAGTTATGTCAAAAAAAGATTTAGTTACACAAGAAGTTAGTATATGTTCTTGTGTCACCAGTGGGTTGTGGACAGTGCCGTCCTGTGGACAACCTTGCCAGGTTGACCACAGGACTTGGATAACGCTCCGCGTTACCCACACTGTCCACAACCCCGGCGGCTATATAAAATTAAATAATGATATTCTCAATGAGCACAAAAAAGGAAAGGAAGAATTTTTATGACGAATACTTGATTTAAATTGGTCAGTGTGTTATGTAAAAAGTGCCAGCGTCGCTTCGCTCAGATAACAATCGTTTTCGTTTCGGAATCACCTTAATGCATTACTGTAAAATCAAACAACCGACAAGCGGTGTCCGGATGCCTCCGGAATCACTGTCCGGATGTTTCCGGAACGGTGTCCGGATGTTCCCGGATTCGCTGTCCGGATAAACCGGAATACGCATGCCTGATTTATATGAGATTATGCTGGCCCAGGCCAGGCTGGATCAGGTGGATGACGTGCCGGTGTTCACTGTCGGCCGTTTGAAGATACCGGAAGAATCCATGATTTTAAAAAGGTTGATTGATATTTGTCTTTCCCTCGTTGCGCTTGTGGTTACCGCGCCTTTGTGTATCCTGGTGGGCATTGCCGTAAAATTAGACTCGCCGGGGCCTGTTTTATACCGGCAAAAGCGTCTTACCATGCAGGAAAAACCTTTTTATCTGTACAAGTTCCGTACCATGGTGGTCGACGCCGAACAGGAGAGCGGGCCGGTGCTGGCCTCGCAAGACGACCCGCGGGTTACCAGGGTGGGGCGCTTGTTGCGGGCGGCCCGGATCGACGAAATCCCGCAGTTGCTGAACGTTTTGAAGGGTGATATGAGCATTGTGGGGCCGCGGCCGGAAAGACCTTTTTTCGTTAACGAGTTGGTAAAACAGGACCTGGCTATTTTACTGCAGACTGTAAAAGTAATGTTGATGAAAGACAGGGCCTCTTGAAGCCAATTTTGGCACTTAAACATTTCACGGATGTTTTGTGACTGCCAGGATGGTGATTTGATCTTTATCCGGACCATAACACCAAAATATCCGGTAAGCCGCCGCGGTGGCTTGTTCAGCATATGCTTCGAAAACTTTTTCCCCCTCGGGGCCTTTCAGGCTGGTAAATTCGTGAGTTTGAAGACTTTTATGGCGGGGATTTTCAGCTAAAAGATAAAGGGCTTTTTTAACAGCTTTATATCTCTTGTTCAGCCCTCGATCGTTCTTAAGCGTATTTAATTGTTGTTTCGCCTGTTCAGTGATATATATCGTAAACATTTTTTACCCCATGCTAAAGCTCATTAAGATCCAGGCGGGAAATTTTACCCTCGGAAGCGTCTTTAATGCCTTTAAGAACGCCTTCCAGGGCTTCTCTGTCCTGAAAGAGCCATAATTCGGAGGCGGGGATTTCGACAATAGGCTGTAGAAAAACTTCGCCCCGGTTATTTTTATATATCCGTACTCTTTTATAACCTTTCATTAATTCACCAATGGTAAGCCTATTTCTTTCATCAATAGTTCGGGTATCAACTTCTTCGAATTCGCTGTTAACAAAAATAGTATTATTATCCATGAATGCACCTGGTTTCTGAAATCTAAACAAATCATTTATTTAGATTCTCTCCCGCCCGACTAAACGGGAGGCAGTTTCACAGGATTCAACTGCGTAAGCTATGGACTCTCGTCCATATTCCGGGTGGCAGAAATGCCGCCTGGTTTTACAGTTCTGCCCGGAAGGGGGTGTTACCCACCGCCTTGGTTGATTTAACCTCCGCGCCCGACTTTCACCGCGTGTCTTTGCGACGCATCATCGGATGTAACTGCTTAGAAACCTTTTCCTCTCTAAATTTTACTTAACAATCATATGCCACTCACCTCCTGTGTCTATTATAAAATAGAACAGGTGTTCGTGTAAACATATTATTATTCTTTACATGCTTTTATTTAACTATTTCGTAGCTGCTTACAACCTCCTCGTAATTATTATAATATCATTCCCATAGTGGGTCAATGGGATATGTTAATATAAATAATTATATTCCATACAGACACCGGGATATGTCTACCGGTGAATGTTAAGTACCGCCGGCCACTGGGCCAAGGATTACATTGCGACTGCGGCCGCGAACGGTATCGTCAACGGATACAGCGCGACGACATTCGGTCCTGATGACCCGATTACACGCGAGCAGATCGCGGTGATGATCGTCAGGGCGGTCATAGTGAAGATACGATTGAGCAGAGTGGCAACGTTTGGTATACTATGTTTATGTGATGCTGCGGGTCGATTTTTCTTGTTAATTGTCAAATTTTCTAGAAAATCGGGGGTGGGTTATGTTATTACTGATAATATGAATAACTCAATTTATTGGATATTGTCATAATTGCGAAAAATTATGGCAGCATTGCGAATTAGCAGCGGACCCGGCATGCTCCGGACCCGGTCAATTTTCTGGCCGGGTCTTCACTTGTAAGTTCATGATGGGTGAAAAAGCAAAACCGGCACTTTTAAATGCCGGTCGTTTGGGTTAGTAACATACCTTTTTGTATTACCTCATTATACAAAAATGTTCCTTCTATGGCTTGATTGTACTCATCTCTGGTAAAAACATGCGGCTCAACTATTAGACCAGTATCAGCAAATTCCTCCATTAAAAAAACTGTTTCATTTATATAATCCTTACCAAATACTGGTGATACCACTGCAATATCAACATCGCTGTAAGGTTTGGGGATTCCTTTGGCGTATGAACCGAAAAGATACACCCTATCAATTGGTATTTTATTACCCAAATTATTAATAACTTCTGTCAGTTTTTTGATGATGGTTTCTGTTGGGATAACCTCTCTTTTATTTTTTCTTTTAACCACTTTACCATCGCCTCCATGATACCAGGATTTTTTTAGCTTCTTCCTTATTGCATTTTGAGAATAACCTCTTTTTCCTTTCAGGATATCTGGCAGCAATCGCATAAGTTGTTAAAGCTCTTAAAAAGAACTTTTGCTCTACTGTTAATAATTCCGCAATTTCAGCATCCTGTGCAAGTATATACAGATCATGAATAGGGTCGGGATATTCATCCAGTGCTGTAATACATGCCTTCAAAATCTTTTCGACAGCTTGTTGACACATAAATGCACAATGTAAAAATTTATAATTTTTATAACAAAGATTTGCAACGTCTAGATCTTCGTCAGATATTGCAAGCCATTCTTGAACTTTTTCTCTGGTAGACATTTTTTTATTCCTTCTCCAGAATGCTTTCTTATTTGTCTATATATTATTACCTCCTTTTAATAATATCAAGCTTATGCCAAAAATATTAGTCGGAATTGTAATAGGCAGTGATTCCGACTTGCCTGTTATGAAGGATGCCGCTGCTGTCCATGACGAACTGGGAGTAGTTTATACAATTTTTTGGGGTGCGGTTAGTATAAACTATTATCTTTCATGTGAACATACATTATTGAGTTGAGTGGTAACTTTTGGTATACTGTTTTTATTCGATGCTAAGAGTCTGCCGCCCCCACCGGCGCCTGTAATCCAGTCGCCCGAGGCGCCGGTCGACAAGCCTGTAACGCCGGTTGAGCAGCAGAATCCGGAACAACAGCGACAAGTGACAATAGACGTTGTCAGTATTGTCACCCAATCACTGTCGCAACCTATTTACATTTTCGTAATAATTTGTACGTCAGGGAGCATGCTTGTTGTTCTCTCAAAATTATTATATAATTAATGTGTAAATTTTGAGAGCGAGGAGGGATATTATGCCGAATATCAGACCGATTTCGGAGTTAAGGAATAATGCCAATGAAATCTCCGAGTTTTGTCATAAAGAGCGTGAGCCGGTCTTTATCACTAAAAACGGTGTTGGAGATATGGTGGTTATGAGCATTGAAACTTATGAGCGTCAGCAAGCGTTATTGGAGCTTTACGGAAAGTTGGCGGAAGCCGAGGCTGAGATCGCAAACGGTGCGGCTGGTGAGGACTTTTTTAAGATTGCAAAGAAACTTAGGGCTGGAGTGCATGGAAAAATATAAGCTGTTGATTTTCCCTTCTGCCAAGCAGGATTTACAGGATATTATTGATTATGTAAACGAACTTTCACCTGATGGGGCTATAAAGCTATATGACGAGATAGTGGAGAAGATAGGATCTCTGTCACAAATGTCCCTAAGATGTCCTTTTGTTAAAAACCCATTGTTAAAAGTAAAAGGCTACCGTGTGCTTGTAGTGAATAATTATTTGTTGTTTTTTATTGTGAGGGAAAAGACAGTTGAGATCCGGCGAATTATTTATGGCCGAAGGCGGTATGAGTTTCTGTTTTGAGGATTAAGTCAAGCTAAACCACTGTGGTCATAAAAACACTTAGATGAAATTACAGTCAAAAAGCTTGTAATACAGGTAGACTTTGCCTTATAATGTTTTTAACGGCAACAGGAAACTGATTACTGATAAATGTTCTTAATAAGAGGGTGCCCTTTTTGATTGACCTGCATGCTCACATCCTGCCCGGTTTTGACGACGGCGCTGAGAGTCTGGAGGAAGCAGTGGCCATGGCCCGGTGTGCTTGTGACGGTGGGATCAGTGCCGTAGTTGCGACACCCCATGTTGTTACAGGACTCTATACTCCGGCAAAGGAGGCAATCCTGGAAGGGGTGGAGCATTTCCGTAATCTTTTAAGCGCGAAGGGTATACCCTTAAATATTTTCCCTGGCGCGGAATATCGTCTGGAGCCCGACCTGCCGGACCGTCTGGCGCGGGGTGAACTGCTAACTTTAAATGATTCCGGGTGCTACCTGCTTGTAGAACTCCCTTCGGTTATGGTTCCCGGCTACACTAACCGGGTGGTTTATGAATTGCTCCTGCAAGGTGTCGTGCCTGTAATAGCCCACCCGGAAAGAAACACCGGGTTTATCAAAGCTCCTTCTTTGTTGTATGAACTGATTAACCAGGGAGCTTTGTCGCAGATTACCGCAGGCAGTCTCACGGGATTTTTCGGTAGTAATGCCGGTGCCGCAGCAAGGCTTTTCCTGGAACACGGTTGCGCACAGTTTGTGGCATCGGACGCGCATTCTTCAACAGGCAGGGTGCCTGTCCTGGCTGCAGCCATGCAAGAAGTAAGCCGGTTTATAGGACAGGAAGAGGCCGACCGCCTGGTAAAGGAAAACCCCCGGCGGGTGGTTCGGGGAGTCAGCGTTGTCAAAGACGATCTTAAAGAAATAGCAACCTCCCGAAGGGGATTTCTTAAGAGGTTGTTTTCAAGATAAAGAATCCAGGTTGGTGCAATAAACATGCTTAAAAATTTTTTAAGCAAGGTGGAATTGTTTAAAAATTTGGATAATACTATTTTGGAGGAAATTGCCGGACAGTTCACAGTACAGGTATATTTGCGTAATAACGTTATATTTATTGAAAATGAGAAGGGAGATAATCTGTATGTTGTTCGTAAAGGTTCATTGAAGATTTACCGTACGGTCGAAGACGGAAGGGAGATAATGCTGGACGTTTTGTTTCCGGGCTGTTTTTTCGGAGAAATGGCTTTGCTCGACAACTTTAGGCGATCGGCGTCTGTTCAGACTAGGGAGAAATCAGAATTGCTGGTCATGCCCGGAAAAATCTTTGCTACCCTGGTCAGACAGCACCCTACAATAGCATTCAATATTATTCTCGTGATGAGCCGGCGGTTGCGCCTGGCCAACCTGCAAATGGAGAGCTTGGCCCTAAAAGATGCCCGAAGCAGGATAATCAATGCAATTTTGAGAATTTCTCAGCGGCAACAAAACCAGGAGTCTAGTAGCGTACTCCGTTACGGGATTAACCTGACCCACCAGGAGATTGGTGATTTCTCAGGGACTTCCAGGGAAACTGTCACCCGCGTTGTTCAGGAATTGCAGGAGAAAAAACTGATCAGTCTGAAAAAGCGCCGCTTGGTGGTTTTGGATCAGGATGCTTTAGAGAATGAATATAAAAAAGTGTAAAAATATTTGGGAAATGTGATGAGCATTACATATTTTAACCGGTTGACGTGATAACATGCCAAGTGAAAGGTGTATTTTTAACATGATTTTTAAAAAAACGATCGTTCTTTTAGTTGTTTTGTCCTTCCTGCTTGTTTTTCCGGCGGTCGCCGGCGCTCGCGGCGATACAGACCGGATGTTTAACGATGTTGAAAAGGAATACATAGATTACCCATTTATCAAGTACCTGTGGGAATCGGGTGTAATTGCAGGCTTTCCCGACGGCACCTTCCGCCCCGGCGAAAATATTACCCGGGCACAGGCCGCCAAAGTGCTCGTGCTGGCCGGTGGACTTACTGCAACATCTTCTTCTTCGGAGAAGTATTTTGCGGACATGGATGAGAACCACTGGGCCTACGGCATGATCCAGTCTGCTGCCGGTGCCGGTCTGCTCATGGGTTATCCGGACGGCAATTTCAGGCCGGAACAACCTGTCAGCCGGGCGGAGTTAGCCACCTTGCTTTTGCGTTTCGGCAATACCCCGCGGGTTAATGTGGAATTGCCAGAATTGGCGGATATGAATGCAACTCACTGGGCCGCCTATCCCGTGGGCGTGGTTTTGAAGGCCGGCCTGCTCGGCTTGTCGGGTAAAGATGCCTTTGCCCCCGAGGAGCCTGCTACTCGTTCAGATATGGCCCGCGGCCTGGCTCTAATTAAAACTTTGAGTCCGGATCTTAGGAAGGTGCAGCTTGCAGGGAAATTAGCAGTCAAAAAAAACGGTGTGTTTTTGTTGCCAAAAGACACACAAACCAGACACCCGGTCAGCGAAGCGGTGTTGTTGAGCGTAGGCGATACAATAATAGTTGATCAAAATGGAGAGGCAGAGATTGTTTTCGAAGACGGTAGCGGTATAAGAATTAACCCTAACACCGAACTGGAAATAAAAAAATTAGACGGGTTCCTCTTTTTGAGAACGGACGGAACAACCGGGAGCGCGGTGGACAGGCTTGAGATCAAGTTAAAAAAGGGTGTGATCCACGGCGCTCTGGCCAGCCGATATAATGAAAAAGAAGAGAAGGCCGCTCCGACTACTTCCCTTAAAAAGATGCAGCCCGGCTATGGTATGGAAGCCCCCGGTAACCCTGGGGAAGAGGGGCTGGCGCCTGTTTTACTGGCATATAAAGGAGTAGATACTGCAAGCGTTTATAGCGGTTTGTATGCCGCCGGAGAACAAGAAGAACAGGCCGGGCCGGCTGAAGAGGTCGCTTGGTGGCAAGAGCCGTATGAGCAGAGAACCAGGGTAGTGGTTGATATGCCCTGGGGGGTTGCGGCGATTAGAAGTACTTTCTGGACGAACTGGGTTACCT of Pelotomaculum isophthalicicum JI contains these proteins:
- the istB gene encoding IS21-like element helper ATPase IstB — encoded protein: LKDLKLKVMARMISEPDAALQDLSFEERLGIMVEKEWLAKKNARLQRLLHRASLGLNACIEDIDYTVDRTIDKKTIQALSTCFFIEQKLNIVISGKTGSGKSYIACALGNCACRHGYTVKYFRIPELLLEIQAAKSENRYARFMNQLQNIKLLILDDIGLKAYTLEESRDILEITESRYNKSSTVLSGQVPHTQWYDLFPDPTIADAIMDRFIHNSYILALDSKKSMRAVMAEKTIKDMKITIDIGTYSERKRSPIPTETDH
- a CDS encoding sugar transferase translates to MPDLYEIMLAQARLDQVDDVPVFTVGRLKIPEESMILKRLIDICLSLVALVVTAPLCILVGIAVKLDSPGPVLYRQKRLTMQEKPFYLYKFRTMVVDAEQESGPVLASQDDPRVTRVGRLLRAARIDEIPQLLNVLKGDMSIVGPRPERPFFVNELVKQDLAILLQTVKVMLMKDRAS
- a CDS encoding type II toxin-antitoxin system RelE family toxin is translated as MFTIYITEQAKQQLNTLKNDRGLNKRYKAVKKALYLLAENPRHKSLQTHEFTSLKGPEGEKVFEAYAEQATAAAYRIFWCYGPDKDQITILAVTKHP
- a CDS encoding S-layer homology domain-containing protein; translation: MLSTAGHWAKDYIATAAANGIVNGYSATTFGPDDPITREQIAVMIVRAVIVKIRLSRVATFGILCLCDAAGRFFLLIVKFSRKSGVGYVITDNMNNSIYWILS
- a CDS encoding nucleotidyltransferase domain-containing protein, with the translated sequence MVKRKNKREVIPTETIIKKLTEVINNLGNKIPIDRVYLFGSYAKGIPKPYSDVDIAVVSPVFGKDYINETVFLMEEFADTGLIVEPHVFTRDEYNQAIEGTFLYNEVIQKGMLLTQTTGI
- a CDS encoding HEPN domain-containing protein, yielding MSTREKVQEWLAISDEDLDVANLCYKNYKFLHCAFMCQQAVEKILKACITALDEYPDPIHDLYILAQDAEIAELLTVEQKFFLRALTTYAIAARYPERKKRLFSKCNKEEAKKILVSWRRW
- a CDS encoding type II toxin-antitoxin system Phd/YefM family antitoxin, producing the protein MPNIRPISELRNNANEISEFCHKEREPVFITKNGVGDMVVMSIETYERQQALLELYGKLAEAEAEIANGAAGEDFFKIAKKLRAGVHGKI
- a CDS encoding type II toxin-antitoxin system RelE/ParE family toxin — its product is MEKYKLLIFPSAKQDLQDIIDYVNELSPDGAIKLYDEIVEKIGSLSQMSLRCPFVKNPLLKVKGYRVLVVNNYLLFFIVREKTVEIRRIIYGRRRYEFLF
- a CDS encoding tyrosine-protein phosphatase gives rise to the protein MIDLHAHILPGFDDGAESLEEAVAMARCACDGGISAVVATPHVVTGLYTPAKEAILEGVEHFRNLLSAKGIPLNIFPGAEYRLEPDLPDRLARGELLTLNDSGCYLLVELPSVMVPGYTNRVVYELLLQGVVPVIAHPERNTGFIKAPSLLYELINQGALSQITAGSLTGFFGSNAGAAARLFLEHGCAQFVASDAHSSTGRVPVLAAAMQEVSRFIGQEEADRLVKENPRRVVRGVSVVKDDLKEIATSRRGFLKRLFSR
- a CDS encoding Crp/Fnr family transcriptional regulator gives rise to the protein MLKNFLSKVELFKNLDNTILEEIAGQFTVQVYLRNNVIFIENEKGDNLYVVRKGSLKIYRTVEDGREIMLDVLFPGCFFGEMALLDNFRRSASVQTREKSELLVMPGKIFATLVRQHPTIAFNIILVMSRRLRLANLQMESLALKDARSRIINAILRISQRQQNQESSSVLRYGINLTHQEIGDFSGTSRETVTRVVQELQEKKLISLKKRRLVVLDQDALENEYKKV